One window from the genome of Halostella litorea encodes:
- a CDS encoding LURP-one-related/scramblase family protein, whose product MRDAYDISGVELTDDRYTVDQSLVRNKYKATDSAGNVVLRGKQKMFKMKEEFPFVDADGDEVFTVKAGGIIDVAGNYVLSDARTGTNLVILDNDYSIFRDVWTIRDADTEEPLATISSRGALTTLARNLLPFGEIIPHRYEIADANGDHVGTIDGQFSLRDRYEIAIDDASDVPKEPIVAAAMVIDAIQDH is encoded by the coding sequence ATGCGCGACGCCTACGACATCAGCGGGGTCGAACTCACAGACGACCGCTACACCGTCGACCAGTCGCTGGTCCGGAACAAGTACAAGGCGACCGATTCGGCGGGGAACGTCGTCCTCCGGGGCAAGCAGAAGATGTTCAAGATGAAAGAGGAGTTCCCGTTCGTCGACGCCGACGGGGACGAGGTATTCACCGTGAAGGCGGGCGGCATCATCGACGTCGCCGGCAACTACGTCCTCTCGGACGCTCGGACGGGGACGAACCTGGTGATCCTCGACAACGACTACTCGATCTTCCGGGACGTCTGGACGATCCGCGACGCCGACACCGAGGAACCCCTGGCGACGATCTCCTCCCGCGGCGCGCTGACGACGCTCGCCCGGAACCTCCTGCCGTTCGGCGAGATCATCCCCCACAGGTACGAGATAGCCGACGCGAACGGCGACCACGTCGGCACCATCGACGGGCAGTTCTCGCTGCGCGACCGCTACGAGATCGCTATCGACGACGCGAGCGACGTGCCGAAGGAGCCGATCGTGGCCGCCGCGATGGTGATCGACGCGATACAGGACCACTAG